A genome region from Purpureocillium takamizusanense chromosome 8, complete sequence includes the following:
- the CTU1 gene encoding cytosolic thiouridylase subunit Ctu1 (COG:J~EggNog:ENOG503NVX5~BUSCO:EOG09262IZ6), whose product MPPTPCIRCHTNRAVVKRPKNHHKLCRECFLNVFESEVHHTIVSSKLFHPGERVAIGASGGKDSTVLASVLKTLNERYNYELDLVLLSVDEGIKGYRDDSLETVKRNATQYDMALKIVGYDELYGWTMDQVVDTIGKKGNCTYCGVFRRQALDRGAKMLDIKHVVTGHNADDVAETVLMNLLRGDLPRLSRSTSIVTGSSSSEVKRSKPLKYAYEKEIVLYAHHKKLDYFSTECIYSPEAFRGTARSLIKSLERVRPSAILDIVRSGEDMARLTPNKDQDPCACDEGEGMGGCGSAESRNAAIRLPPEESKATKRGQPNGLETEITRHGQPKEVASLQLPVRNRRTQDRSSGQLQTLGHCVRCGYMSSQDVCQACTLLENLNKNRADIAI is encoded by the coding sequence ATGCCACCCACGCCTTGCATTCGCTGCCATACCAACCGGGCTGTAGTCAAGAGGCCCAAGAATCACCACAAACTATGTCGAGAGTGTTTTCTCAACGTTTTTGAGAGTGAGGTGCACCACACTATTGTCTCGTCGAAGCTCTTCCACCCTGGCGAGAGAGTTGCAATAGGAGCCTCTGGCGGCAAAGATTCTACGGTCCTGGCGTCCGTTCTTAAAACTCTGAATGAACGGTACAACTACGAGCTTGATCTTGTCCTGCTCAGCGTCGACGAAGGGATCAAGGGATACCGCGATGACTCGCTGGAGACAGTCAAGAGGAATGCCACCCAGTATGACATGGCTCTCAAGATCGTCGGATACGACGAACTATATGGATGGACAATGGACCAGGTTGTGGATACCAttggcaagaagggcaacTGCACATACTGCGGCGTGTTTCGCCGGCAGGCGCTCGACAGAGGCGCCAAAATGCTGGATATCAAACACGTCGTTACCGGACATAATGCCGACGATGTCGCGGAGACCGTGTTGATGAATCTTCTCCGAGGAGACCTGCCACGGCTGTCGCGCAGTACCAGTATAGTCACGGGAAGCTCATCCAGCGAGGTCAAGAGGAGCAAGCCACTCAAATATGCGTACGAGAAGGAGATCGTCTTGTACGCCCATCACAAAAAGCTCGACTATTTCAGCACGGAGTGCATATACAGCCCGGAGGCATTCCGAGGAACAGCAAGGAGCTTGATAAAAAGCCTGGAAAGGGTTCGACCAAGCGCGATACTTGATATTGTACGGAGTGGGGAGGACATGGCCAGGCTGACGCCAAACAAAGATCAGGACCCTTGTGCATGCGACGAGGGTGAAGGTATGGGAGGATGCGGATCGGCTGAGAGTCGCAACGCGGCAATACGATTGCCACCCGAGGAATCGAAAGCCACCAAACGAGGTCAACCAAATGGCCTTGAAACGGAGATAACCCGTCATGGACAGCCGAAGGAGGTAGCATCATTGCAGCTCCCGGTCAGGAATCGCCGAACACAGGACCGCTCTTCTGGCCAGCTTCAAACTCTGGGGCATTGCGTACGGTGCGGCTACATGTCAAGCCAAGACGTGTGCCAGGCATGCACGCTCCTCGAGAATCTGAATAAGAACAGGGCAGATATTGCCATCTGA
- a CDS encoding uncharacterized protein (COG:S~TransMembrane:1 (o12-31i)~EggNog:ENOG503P780), with amino-acid sequence MPVPFETLLPYAIMIGMFGVTGTGLAAVKTWRNEGKRPRYSLDQWDKQMMERDRRLTGTLRGQTNQPEAPLGFEFSNGWKLEKRFS; translated from the exons ATGCCGGTTCCCTTCGAGACCTTGTTGCCCTACGCCATCATGATCGGC ATGTTTGGTGTGACGGGTACAGGTCTTGCAGCTGTGAAGACGTGGAGGAACGAAGGGAAGCGCCCACGATATTCGCTTGATCAATGGGACAAG CAAA TGATGGAGCGCGATCGCCGGCTCACAGGAACATTGCGAGGACAAACAAATCAACCCGAGGCGCCATTGGGTTTTGAGTTCAGCAACGGTTGGAAG TTGGAGAAGCGCTTCTCTTGA
- the rpl8 gene encoding 60S ribosomal protein L8, variant 2 (COG:J~EggNog:ENOG503NUET), with product MVKWPEYVRLQRQKKILQMRLKVPPSLAQFQHVLDRNTAAQAFKLLNKYRPETKTEKKERLLKEATAIKEGKKKEDVSKKPYTVKYGLNHVVGLIENKKASLVLIPNDVDPIELVVFLPSLCKKMGVPYAIVKGKARLGTVVHKKTAAVLAVTEVRSEDKNELSKLVSAVKEGFMDKHEQARRQWGGGIMGAKAQMRTLKKQKALEAATKI from the exons ATGGTTAAGTGGCCCGAGTATGtccgcctccagcgccaGAAGAAGATCCTGCAGATGCGCCTGAAGGTTCCCCCTTCCCTGGCCCAGTTCCAGCATGTCCTCGACCGCAACACTGCCGCCCAGGCCTTCAAGCTTCTCAACAAGTACCGCCCCGAGACCAAGACcgagaagaaggagcgcCTTCTGAAGGAGGCTACCGCCATTAaggagggcaagaagaaggaggacgTCAGCAAGAAGCCGTACACCGTCAAGTACGGCCTGAACCACGTCGTTGGCCTCATTGAGAACAAGAAGGCCTCGCTGGTCCTGATCCCCAACGACGTCGACCCCATTGAGCTGGTTGTCTTCCTGCCTTCTCTGTGCAAGAAGATGGGTGTTCCCTATGCCatcgtcaagggcaaggctCGTCTGGGTACTGTTGTCCATAAGAAG ACTGCCGCTGTCCTGGCCGTTACCGAGGTCCGCTCCGAGGACAAGAACGAGCTGTCCAAGCTGGTTtccgccgtcaaggagggCTTCATGGACAAGCACGAGCAGGCTCGGAGACAGTGGGGTGGTGGCATCATGGGCGCCAAGGCCCAGATGCGCACGCTCAAGAAGCAGAAGGCTCTGGAGGCTGCCACCAAGATTTAA
- a CDS encoding uncharacterized protein (COG:S~TransMembrane:7 (o20-41i53-73o102-121i133-155o178-201i213-232o247-271i)~EggNog:ENOG503NZB8) — protein sequence MGWVDNATPEVEDLSQYPTIIAICVVLSVLSITVVSTRLWVRATARGLAGDDWMAALSMVFALIYSILCIIQTKYGLGLPVKARPKENLIPYTRVNFAGRPIYQIGISFFKIALLISYLRLLKGTDQKTYRLIVLTTIGVILAAHVGCALSLIFACSPVDKSWNPLKAGTCLAPGPSFTGYAVVTIVSDVVVAILPIPVLLKLNVRMEKKLGLIGIFMLGLFTTLCSILRYLQINRIQYGDGNSTMLVLWGTIEFNVGNMVSSLPFLAPVFMKKAREYRSKHSGQGYGSSHRMSRSRGLKNGEHYQLSDVSNDKSVFASTTKSGSEENILQDGAIVKSVTYSVQVDEEAGGQGARRRNDSGSNV from the exons ATGGGCTGGGTCGACAACGCAACtcccgaggtcgaggacctgTCGCAGTATCCTACAATCATCGCCATCTGCGTGGTCTTGTCCGTCCTCTCCATCACAGTCGTCAGTACACGGCTATGGGTTCGTGCGACAGCTCGCGGCCTGGCCGGTGACGACTGGATGGCCGCCCTCTCCATGGTCTTTGCGCTTATATACTCGATCCTTTGCATCATCC AGACAAAGTATGGCCTTGGCTTGCCCGTCAAGGCTCGCCCAAAAGAAAACCTCATCCCGTACACGCGCGTCAACTTTGCGGGTCGACCAATCTACCAAATCGGCATCAGCTTCTTCAAGATCGCTTTGTTGATCAGCTACCTTCGCCTATTGAAGGGGACGGATCAAAAAACTTATCGTCTGATCGTCTTGACTACAATTGGAGTCATCTTGGCTGCTCATGTCGGATGTGCCCTTTCTCTCATATTTGCCTGTTCCCCGGTGGACAAATCGTGGAACCCTCTGAAGGCTGGCACTTGTCTGGCACCCGGTCCTTCTTTTACAGGATACGCCGTCGTCACAATCGTTTcggacgtcgtcgtggccattCTGCCGATCCCGGTCTTGCTAAAGCTCAACGTGCGTatggagaagaagctgggCCTCATTGGTATATTCATGCTGGGCCTCTTCACCACTCTTTGCTCCATCCTTCGGTACCTTCAGATCAACCGCATTCAATACGGCGATGGCAACTCAACCATGCTGGTTCTTTGGGGCACAATCGAATTCAACGTCGGC AACATGGTATCCTCTCTGCCGTTCCTCGCTCCAGTGTTTATGAAGAAAGCCCGGGAGTACCGCTCCAAGCACTCCGGCCAAGGATACGGCTCGTCGCACCGCATGAGCCGGAGTCGAGGTCTCAAGAATGGCGAACACTACCAGCTGAGCGACGTAAGCAACGACAAGAGTGTCTTTGCGTCCACGACCAAGTCAGGCAGCGAGGAGAACATTTTGCAAGACGGGGCAATCGTAAAGTCTGTCACGTACAGTGTCCAGGTCGACGAAGAGGCAGGGGGCCAgggagcccgtcgccgcaacGACTCGGGCTCTAATGTCTAG
- a CDS encoding uncharacterized protein (TransMembrane:12 (i80-100o120-140i147-164o176-196i208-227o239-261i309-332o344-366i373-392o404-422i434-451o471-490i)~EggNog:ENOG503NU3S~COG:G), giving the protein MSALTGDEKVTDVDVRQAGQSLSSSDRPAAPTGGRESDADSGGSKVDAAWKFLNEHRDVDPDRVAAVDINALRHKIDWHIVPLMFCCYTMQFLDKVILNYAAVMGINKDLNLQGNDFSNVATFLFVGLLCFEVPNIYFLQKVPAAKWLGFNVTFWGVATASGAAAKNYPTLLVSRIFLGIFEATIGPSLMLISSQWYTKSEQAPRFSFWYLGLGLGQILGGAVSYAFQHIAPGAGLAGWRIMFVVLGCLTVVFGLCTFFFLPDTPMKARWLSNAEKVALLKHVSVNQTGIDNKKFRAKEIVEALLDPQIYLLLLSVVLLSVSSGVVTTYSATLIKNLGYLPKQAALMNMPSGVVSIFFTLLVGFGIRKQSHRWAWIIACIIPAIIGGALMSFLNPKTHRSGVLAGIYLVNAVVAPLTIFYSWTVANCAGSTKRAFAAALVSGSFSLGNIIGPQTFQARDAPDFLPAKLAVMGTQAGCALTTFALFLYYVWANKRRDSASKQQEEAFMSPEVWANMTDKENKHFRYTY; this is encoded by the exons ATGTCCGCGCTGACCGGCGACGAGAAGGTcaccgacgtcgacgtccgccaggccggccagtcgttgtcgtcgagcgaccggcctgctgcgccaACCGGCGGCCGCGAATCGGACGCCGACAGCGGTGGTTCCAAGGTCGACGCGGCGTGGAAATTCCTCAACGAGCATCGCGACGTCGACCCTGATCGCGTCGCTGCGGTTGATATCAATGCTCTCCGCCACAAAATCGATTGGCACATTGTGCCACTCATGTTTTGCTGCTACACGATGCAATTCCTCGACAAGGTTATCCTCAAT TACGCCGCGGTCATGGGCATCAACAAGGACTTGAACCTCCAAGGCAACGACTTTTCCAACGTCGCGACgttcctcttcgtcggccTGCTCTGCTTCGAGGTTCCCAACA TCTACTTCTTGCAAAAGGTCCCTGCCGCCAAATGGCTCGGTTTCAACGTCACGTTCTGGGGCGTCGCTACGGCCAGCGGTGCCGCGGCCAAGAACTACCcgacgctgctcgtctcCCGCATCTTCCTCGGCATCTTTGAAGCGACCATCGGGCCCTCCCTGATGCTCATCAGCAGCCAGTGGTACACAAAGTCCGAACAGGCGCCTCGCTTCTCCTTCTGGTACCTGGGCCTCGGTCTCGGCCagatcctcggcggcgccgtttCCTACGCCTTCCAGCACATTgcgcccggcgcgggccttgcCGGCTGGCGCATCATgttcgtcgtcctcggctgCCTGACAGTCGTCTTCGGCCTGTgcaccttcttcttcctccccgaCACGCCCATGAAGGCCCGCTGGCTGTCCAACGCCGAAAAGGTCGCGCTCCTCAAGCACGTCAGCGTCAACCAGACCGGCATCGACAACAAGAAGTTTCGCGCCAAGGAGATTGTCGAGGCGCTCTTGGACCCCCAGATTTACCTTTTGCTCCTGTCCGTTGTCCTGCTTTCCGTCTCTAGCGGTGTCGTCACGACGTATTCGGCGACCCTCATCAAGAACCTGGGGTATCTGCcgaagcaggcggcgctgaTGAACATGCCCTCCGGTGTGGTCAGCATTTTCTTCACCCTATTGGTCGGGTTCGGCATTCGCAAACAGTCGCATCGCTGGGCGTGGATTATTGCCTGCATCATTCCTGC AATCATTGGCGGTGCTTTGATGTCCTTTTTGAACCCCAAAACCCACCGGTCAGGTGTGCTCGCTGGCATCTACCTCGTCAATGCCGTTGTCGCGCCCCTGACCATCTTTTACAGC TGGACCGTTGCCAACTGCGCCGGCAGTACGAAACGTGCTTTcgcggccgccctcgtcagcgGCTCGTTCTCGCTCGGCAACATCATCGGCCCTCAGACCTTCCAGGCCAGGGATGCGCCCGACTTCCTCCCCGCCAAGTtggccgtcatgggcacGCAGGCCGGATGTGCGCTGACGACCTTTGCGCTGTTCCTGTACTACGTCTGGGCCAACAAGAGACGCGATAGCGCGAGCAAGCAGCAGGAAGAGGCCTTCATGTCGCCCGAGGTGTGGGCCAACATGACTGACAAGGAGAACAAGCACTTCCGCTACACTTATTGA
- a CDS encoding uncharacterized protein (COG:E~EggNog:ENOG503NUQZ) — protein sequence MRFIKGVSDRGEGANHAIVDTQDSARLVTSFRCDDANRPHRGISCIDATSFHNCKVRKARTRIEESGRHGSDTRRVHRKQPDQAGLLAFRRACLDAHEWSRIRPASPLLCTRQMSISYDVNKNILMLE from the coding sequence ATGCGATTCATTAAGGGCGTTTCAGATCGTGGAGAGGGTGCCAATCACGCCATTGTTGACACCCAAGACTCGGCTCGTCTTGTCACATCTTTTCGTTGCGACGACGCCAATCGACCACACAGAGGTATATCTTGTATTGACGCCACATCTTTTCACAATTGCAAGGTACGAAAGGCAAGGACCAGGATTGAAGAATCCGGCAGGCACGGGAGCGATACGAGACGGGTGCATCGGAAACAGCCAGACCAGGCAGGGCTGCTGGCGTTTCGACGAGCCTGCCTGGACGCGCACGAATGGAGCCGGATCCGGCCCGCGAGCCCGCTGCTTTGCACGCGTCAGATGAGCATCTCATACGATGTGAACAAAAACATATTGATGCTCGAGTAG
- the rpl8 gene encoding 60S ribosomal protein L8 (COG:J~EggNog:ENOG503NUET), with protein MPPKSGKKVAPAPFPQGKAGSKKAPKNPLIEKRPRNFGIGQDIQPKRNLSRMVKWPEYVRLQRQKKILQMRLKVPPSLAQFQHVLDRNTAAQAFKLLNKYRPETKTEKKERLLKEATAIKEGKKKEDVSKKPYTVKYGLNHVVGLIENKKASLVLIPNDVDPIELVVFLPSLCKKMGVPYAIVKGKARLGTVVHKKTAAVLAVTEVRSEDKNELSKLVSAVKEGFMDKHEQARRQWGGGIMGAKAQMRTLKKQKALEAATKI; from the exons ATG CCCCCCAAATCCGGAAAGAAGGTGGCTCCGGCCCCTTTCCCTCAGGGAAAGGCTGGCTCGAAGAAGGCTCCCAAG AACCCTCTCATCGAGAAGCGCCCGCGAAACTTCGGTATCGGTCAGGACATCCAGCCCAAGCGCAACCTTTCGCGCATGGTTAAGTGGCCCGAGTATGtccgcctccagcgccaGAAGAAGATCCTGCAGATGCGCCTGAAGGTTCCCCCTTCCCTGGCCCAGTTCCAGCATGTCCTCGACCGCAACACTGCCGCCCAGGCCTTCAAGCTTCTCAACAAGTACCGCCCCGAGACCAAGACcgagaagaaggagcgcCTTCTGAAGGAGGCTACCGCCATTAaggagggcaagaagaaggaggacgTCAGCAAGAAGCCGTACACCGTCAAGTACGGCCTGAACCACGTCGTTGGCCTCATTGAGAACAAGAAGGCCTCGCTGGTCCTGATCCCCAACGACGTCGACCCCATTGAGCTGGTTGTCTTCCTGCCTTCTCTGTGCAAGAAGATGGGTGTTCCCTATGCCatcgtcaagggcaaggctCGTCTGGGTACTGTTGTCCATAAGAAG ACTGCCGCTGTCCTGGCCGTTACCGAGGTCCGCTCCGAGGACAAGAACGAGCTGTCCAAGCTGGTTtccgccgtcaaggagggCTTCATGGACAAGCACGAGCAGGCTCGGAGACAGTGGGGTGGTGGCATCATGGGCGCCAAGGCCCAGATGCGCACGCTCAAGAAGCAGAAGGCTCTGGAGGCTGCCACCAAGATTTAA
- the SAS3 gene encoding Histone acetyltransferase (EggNog:ENOG503NU4H~COG:B) has translation MASAQAMEEELQQSVLLSEAGYDTADSALVSDSKVTTQDALIDGVTDISGGGRSGLDDDLSDRDASGEELDQDASGEEDNDLLARQIVVGDAVDEEEERDDDADTDADLDDEPEGQDEDGDEGVGAVKIRPVESDDEDIDGDGEDDEDDDNDAESDVSDLPSAVDEEDSDEAPAWEDANEAAEDEESDAAPSNTCIFCKQDEENDPSEDFEVFLTCANCGENAHQQCARDAAAMSEHNTPNRWKCPECFATDSDLNDEDVDMKDGNSADGREQSVSQHSEGGDQQKSHDDPAERATAPRESMNDDSTDGSRMSKKRKTPSSEPEEEVLASRKRRRYPSIEAVVQEGGSAHHPVDSSRASRTLRLKLQPPPPVTVMKRSRTSLVINIEVRPGNLKEILSRKKRDRRRPGVATATAGSKPTPASRSTPVRPAAVPTPISSLPTPFTSDLYSQPFYSFFDKETDDAKGRPYGGILTEAEADTSKTLPTPDDRKRFDQAKQKAEDEWRARILAMQAEADMPVRKAKKSSDNASQIECIEFGGWEIDTWYAAPYPAEYSRNRILYICEFCLKYMNSDYVAWRHKLKCATKHPPGDEIYRHGSVSIFEVDGRKHPVYCQNLCLLAKLFLGSKTLYYDVEPFLFYILCEYDDCGYHFVGYFSKEKRASSQNNVSCILTLPIHQRKGYGNLLIDFSYLLTKVEQKTGSPEKPLSDMGLVSYRNYWRLELCRYFLNLVDANKHHSDGLSVKRISDDTGMTADDVVSALEGLRALVRDPQTHLYAFRVDLDYCRHYVAKWASKGYVTLKPEALAWTPYVMGRSNAVNFELGPPLSTIAPREEEEAKLQEGHNIASAEGRSLTNGHSQSASKEPSAVVSEADMTLDGSEDTPSSEKRTSEDKENAEPADKAEEEGAVASQSWSEPYKDIPASRFEVFPPVTVSRRADRSRQSISQPAPPRSSTSSSRPKRSSGSARRPTASRPSRPSRPKTSSSARRKTGGTGRGPGRWPKGTKKSDYGNADSGPGLPPGWLERQARLRAETEAKRSDTERARMDQPAKEEVQVVVANSEGPLDAINGAPGEDDVDAEGEDE, from the exons ATGGCGAGCGCGCAGGCGATGGAAGAGGAGCTCCAGCAGAGTGTTTTACTCTCCGAAGCCGGATACGACACAGCAGACAGTGCGCTAGTCAGCGACAGCAAAGTGACCACACAGGATGCGCTCATTGATGGCGTCACAGACATCTCCGGGGGCGGCCGTAGTGGCTTGGATGATGACCTGAGCGACCGCGACGCGTCTGGCGAAGAGCTTGACCAAGATGCATCCGGGGAGGAAGACAACGATTTACTCGCTCGCCAAATTGTTGTCGGCGATGCTGtcgatgaggaagaagagagggacgacgatgccgacacCGATgcggacctcgacgacgaaccgGAAGGtcaagacgaagacggcgatgaAGGGGTGGGGGCTGTCAAGATTCGCCCTGTAGAGTCTGATGACGAAGACATTGATGGAGAtggcgaagacgatgaagacgacgacaacgatgcAGAGAGCGACGTTTCAGACCTTCCGAGCGCTGTAGACGAGGAAGATTCCGATGAAGCACCAGCTTGGGAGGACGCAAACGAGGCGGCAGAGGACGAAGAGTCAGACGCCGCGCCTTCAAACACTTGCATTTTCTGCAAGCAAGACGAAGAGAATGACCCAAGCGAAGATTTCGAAGTATTTCTCACTTGCGCGAACTGCGGCGAGAATG CACATCAACAATGCGCTCGTGATGCGGCAGCAATGAGCGAACACAACA CACCTAATCGGTGGAAATGCCCCGAGTGTTTTGCCACAGATTCCGACTTGAACGATGAAGATGTTGACATGAAGGACGGCAACAGCGCAGATGGCCGTGAGCAATCCGTATCGCAGCATTCAGAAGGAGGAGACCAGCAGAAGTCACACGATGATCCCGCTGAACGAGCGACTGCGCCACGAGAGTCTATGAACGACGATTCGACAGATGGTTCTCGGATGTCAAAAAAGAGAaagacgccctcgtccgAGCCAGAAGAGGAGGTTTTGGCTTCAAGAAAACGGCGAAGGTATCCCTCAATCGAGGCAGTGGTACAAGAAGGTGGCTCTGCCCACCACCCCGTCGACAGTAGCAGAGCCTCCAGAACACTACGCCTCAAACTTCAGCCTCCGCCACCCGTTACCGTCATGAAGCGGTCTCGTACCTCGTTAGTCATCAATATCGAAGTACGGCCTGGGAATCTCAAAGAAATTTTGTCTCGCAAGAAGCGCGATAGGAGACGCCCTGGTGTGGCAACAGCTACTGCAGGATCAAAGCCGACCCCTGCCTCACGATCGACTCCTGTGCGGCCAGCGGCAGTCCCGACCCCGATCAGCTCCCTTCCCACGCCTTTCACATCAGATCTATACTCCCAGCCTTTTTACTCGTTCTTTGACAAAGAAACGGATGACGCAAAAGGGCGGCCTTACGGCGGTATTCTGACGGAAGCAGAAGCGGATACGTCGAAGACACTGCCCACTCCTGATGACCGCAAGAGATTTGACCAGGCCAAGCAGAAGGCCGAGGATGAGTGGCGCGCTCGTATTCTCGCAATGCAGGCCGAGGCTGATATGCCAGTGCGGAAGGCGAAAAAGTCCAGCGACAACGCAAGCCAGATTGAATGCATCGAGTTCGGCGGATGGGAAATCGATACATGGTATGCGGCGCCGTATCCAGCAGAATACAGCAGGAACCGCATCCTCTACATCTGCGAGTTCTGCCTGAAGTACATGAACTCGGATTATGTTGCATGGCGACACAAGCTCAAATGCGCCACAAAACACCCACCTGGGGACGAGATCTACCGCCATGGCTCAGTATCGATCTTCGAAGTGGACGGGCGAAAGCACCCAGTCTACTGTCAAAACCTCTGCCTCCTAGCGAAGCTCTTTCTTGGTTCGAAGACGTTGTACTACGATGTGGAGCCTTTCCTGTTCTACATCCTCTGCGAATATGACGACTGCGGCTACCATTTTGTGGGCTACTTCTCCAAGGAGAAGCGCGCCAGTAGCCAGAACAATGTGTCCTGTATCTTGACACTACCTATCCACCAAAGGAAGGGCTACGGAAACCTGCTCATCGACTTTTCATACCTCCTGACCAAGGTAGAGCAGAAGACTGGCTCGCCAGAGAAGCCGTTATCAGACATGGGGCTCGTTTCATATCGCAACTACTGGCGCCTCGAGCTGTGTCGATACTTCCTGAATTTGGTGGATGCCAACAAGCACCACTCCGATGGCTTGAGCGTCAAACGAATATCCGATGATACAGGCATGACGGCAGACGACGTTGTGTCCGCCCTGGAGGGTCTTCGAGCCTTGGTGAGAGACCCGCAGACTCATTTGTACGCTTTCCGTGTCGACCTCGACTACTGCAGACACTACGTGGCGAAGTGGGCGTCAAAGGGCTACGTGACGCTAAAGCCGGAAGCACTAGCCTGGACTCCATACGTCATGGGCCGAAGCAACGCCGTTAATTTTGAACTTGGCCCACCTCTCAGTACTATCGCACCacgcgaggaggaggaggcgaagcTTCAAGAAGGACACAATATCGCCAGTGCAGAAGGCCGTTCTCTAACGAACGGGCATAGCCAGAGCGCCTCCAAAGAGCCATCAGCCGTTGTCAGTGAGGCAGACATGACACTAGACGGCTCAGAGGACACGCCGTCTTCTGAAAAGCGCACATCTGAGGACAAGGAGAATGCCGAACCGGCCGACAAAGCTGAGGAGGAAGGTGCTGTAGCATCACAGTCATGGTCAGAGCCTTACAAGGACATACCCGCGAGTCGGTTTGAGGTATTCCCGCCTGTGACAGTCAGTCGACGGGCCGACAGGTCGCGCCAAAGCATAAGTCAGCCTGCCCCGCCTCGATCTTCGACGAGTTCGTCACGGCCAAAACGTTCCAGTGGTAGCGCCCGTCGACCTACAGCAAGCAGACCAAGCAGACCAAGCAGACCTaagaccagcagcagcgcacgACGGAAGACTGGTGGCACTGGACGCGGACCAGGTCGATGGCCCAAGGGAACCAAGAAGTCAGACTATGGCAATGCTGATAGCGGGCCTGGTCTACCTCCCGGGTGGCTAGAGAGACAGGCCCGCCTGCGTGCCGAAACTGAGGCGAAGAGGTCGGACACTGAACGAGCCCGGATGGATCAACCTGCAAAGGAAGAAGTACAAGTTGTTGTAGCGAACAGCGAAGGACCTCTGGATGCCATCAATGGGGCCCCGGGAGAGGACGATGTCGATGCGGAAGGTGAGGACGAGTAG